The nucleotide window GTTGTATCAGCACCTTTAACAAAGACTTTAACTGTATTGTCAGGGCAGCCTAATATAACTGACATCCTCTTCCGATCACTGTCAAATTCATGTAAGCCTAGTACATTGAACCTGCAATTACCATGAAGTAACGCATTAAACATCCACATTTCCATTGAATTTCCTCGTAATCAATAACTCTAGTTGCTGAGCATTTAAAGTAACGCATACCTAATTACCATAGTAAGGTTGGATCTCCAGTAGTACAAGAAAAATTAAACAAGCACAGAAGTTGAGGAAAGGGGAAAAATTAAGTTTTAACATTACCTTTGTCTTTCTCCTTGAACATCTATTACTATATGGCCTGATGTTCTCTCAATGAGCATAAACCCATAAGATGCAGCAGCATAAACCAATGCCTGCTCATCCGGAGACTCCCCTTGGTAATCTACCAACTTCATAGCCGGATCAGATGTCTCCACGGCAAGAGGGACAATTGTGTTGCAAGCAGCTAATGCAAGGAAAAAATCATGAACATGTTTCCCTTCATCTGAATGCTTCCCattttttgatatattcaaAAGCACTGGATCAACCTTCACCTTCGTTTTCGGCCTTAAAACCTGACCGTCTACTCGccaaataagaaagaaaatgtaagttccaattttattttattttttttgggggggggggagcGGGGTGATGAAAGATGATGAGAAGTTGTTGTAGTACCTTGAACAGAGCATCCTGCTACTTCTTCTTGAGGGTCTGATTTTCCACTACCATAATCTACACCCCAAATGCTTGCACATTGAAATTCCATCTTGTTCTCAGTTAAGGTACCAGTTTTGTCAGAGAAAACATATTTAATTTGGCCCAGATCCTCATTTATGTTAAGAGCCCTACACTGGAATCTTGATTTTGACGTTTCATCATACATTCGATTATCTTGGATCATAAAGTAGGCCTGACCAACACGAACAAGTTCCATAGATATGTACAGTGATATAGGGATCATAATCTGGTAGACGATGACTGACATCAGAAAAGTAAACACCATTTCCAGTCCCCAGCCATAATAATTGTAGTCTTCAATTTCGTCTTCTGAGAAGTCCAATTTCCTGTAGAAGGGGATGGTATTTAACTCATCCTTGTGGTGCCTCAACCAAACACCGGCACAAATGGAGACAAGAGTACATAATGCAACAAGGAAGAAAGAGAGGATAATGATCTCCCTATTCATTCGGGTCTCAAGACGGCTTCTCTTTGATGGAGCTCCAGAGTTGTTGAGCATAGCTTTAGTTTCTCTCCCAGCATAAACTGCAACTCCAATAGCCCAACTAGTGTTCTTGAGCTCACAGCCACGGAGGATTATATTTGAAGGTCCAAGAGAAACACGCTTTCCATCTATTTCCATAttagcatgaaaaccataaatgTTCCTATTAGGTTTCTCACATTTGATCATCCCACTAATACTGTCCTTTTCTGGCATCTTCATTTGCGTCTCCTGCTTTGCATACCGTGTCTTCAGATTTGATTCCCCATCTAAATTAATAGTCTGGATATAGGCAACCCCAGTGGGATCACTTGTCGAGAGCAATACCATATCACAAGGAATGGTACCACTTGAtgaaattttgatgatttcacCCACCTTTATCTCCTTCCATTTTTTCTCTTGAAACTGACCATCCAACAACACTAATGCCAACCGGTTATTCTCAATCCTATCAGATCGGTGACGCCTATAATCCTCGTAGGCATCCTTAATTGCTGTTACTAATAGCACAAAAGCCAATGGAAGAATTGAAGCTCCCCGACCGAAGACAGCCAACATAGGAAGCTGATTAAGAATAGCAATCACCAAAAAGTATATGTATGCCACTCTATGGAACTGCTCGAACAGGTTTCGAGGCAAGAAGGTCACAATAGAGTATTTCGCAGTCCTAATTGAATTCCCCGAAAATTCAAACTTCTCATTTGTCCTCTCAGGATCACTTAAATAAACAATTCTAGAATCCTCATCGCTAATCTCTTTTTGAGATGTTCCATACCCCTCAGAGTCAGCACCCTGCGACCCATATCTCACAGGTTTCGATCCAAACTCACCTAAATTCACCTCCCTCACAGACCCCCCACCAGATGCCCTTGACCTATTAGATGACATACTTCTTATAGAGGATGATTTCATCATAATAGAATCAGTAACTGGAGAATTATTCTCCATATTAGTTCACAAGACAATCTAAGGCTATAAGGAATAAATGGTTTAAACAGATCAGTAACAACAACAGGAATCTCTAAACCATAATCACAAGATCACTAACCCCATCAAGAAGTTCAAAAGACTAAACTATATCAGATTCATCAAAACCCCAGATAGTCAAATAAAAccccaaacaaaaaaacaatctaaaaattcaatctttaaaATCTCACAATATACTACAGCCCAAAAAAGTCAACTATCAAGAATCACACAAAAAATGGTATATCtcataaaaatacaaaaagggTCATCAGCTATAGATGTAAATCACAACTTACTTGCATTGATgtaataaagaagaaatgaaattgAGATTCTTTTGTGTAAGCTGGAATgagtataataatttataaaattgggATATAAGTGAAGATGAAATTCAAAGGTCAAAGACATCTTAGAAGCTGTTCTCGTTTGAAATTGTGGGGTGAGGGGGCTAGGGTGAAATTTACAAGAAGATGGGAAAACGATTATTAAACAAAGAAATGGGAAGAGAGTCGTTAATGGTAGGCTCCAAAATggcaaaaaaaaacaagaaaatggtTACAAATTAgtttaactttgttttgtatattGAAGTTGTGCCGCTGTTCTAGAAGGAAAGGGagcaaatatattttctacAGGTGTTTCTACAGTGACAATTTTTTGCGTGTGTTCTATAATTTTATTCTCTTGGGTCGTCCAAAAATGTATTGATATATGATAACAATCTATATCCAATAAAATCTATAAAGTATGATCTAAAGAATATAGAGTATACTTAGATTTTATTAGTTTCGAAAAATAGGGAGGCTATTTCGTGCTATTGATCTTGTAATGATTTAATGCATTTTTAACGGATTAATCAATAATAATCTAATAATAACTAAGGATAAATCttgttaatttctttttttaaaaaaaaaaaaaaaaacttataagtGCAGTGTTTGTTTTTGtgtttcatcttttctttttacttaatatttttttcgttttctaTTTTAGGTATTTCAAGAATATTGCTTAAAATTGTTTATCAAATGTTATgctttttattttctaattgtAATTAATCCTTTTAGCATCATGTGCTACTAATACTTCTTCTAAATTAGTACTGGATGTCAATTTAATGAAACTTGATTTTTAGAAATTCCTTATAAATTCTGAACTACCTTATTAAATTTCCAAGAgtactatatttatttaatttatcatgCAGTTAGTAATTGATTATTAATGAAGATTTTCTTAATGTGAAGTCTTAACGGTTTAAATTGATAACGATCAATAACTGATTGATTGATAGTTTGACAATTATTCAACAATTTAACATATCTATAGATTGATGGTAATAAGTTAAATCGAACTTAATCGATTACGAGCCCCGATGATTAGTCTTTGAAATATGGCAAATATATACGCAACACctcaaatttatcaataaatttcatttagatATTGAAACTTCAATTTGTTCAAACTGAGTACCTAAACacatccaaattttattttttttgttgttgttgatattctCAAATGtccatttaagcatataagtttatcatttaaaatatatcacatCCTATAATTGTATGAATTAGTCTCAATGAGCAGTAAAACCTAAGACATGTTTCAATTGAGGataatgtatataattaaaGGAGATGACATGTTTTATCGTAATGAATATTTGATCACAcacaaaatattttccaaattagaatcaaaattatttaataagaGCACTTTTATTATGTGTTCAGATGCTCATTTGGAATAACTTGCATTTAGAGCATTAAAATCTAATATTAATGGCTTATTAggaaattaattttaaagtacTGTTTCATGACAGCTCGATATTAGTAgatttgtttataattttttatattattcttattttttccatagtttaaataaaaaagaaattttgttgGGGCATTTTCGAGTTATTACAATAGTTTAACTAAAGAAGATAAATTTTGTGAGTGTTTATGCGACTTAAAAGCATAATTTAGGgtcaaaatttcaattaaactttaaggaaaaaatttaACCTACTGcactttgatattatttttttcgaaGAATTAATCTAAATatgattaaattaaaaacaactaattgataaataatttatgtataacaattaaaataaataagtcatGAATCTATCCAGCTATTTGGggaaaattcctttttttccgTAATAATAACTACACCAACACTATTtataaattaccatattgtacaataggaaaaaaaaaattaaaaatatagattATAAATATATAGAACTGAACCATGATTGATGGGGAAATAAAAATTGCAGTTAACTGAAGAATTAAATATGATTGAGACgcctatatatatattgctaCTTCCACTTTAATATGTGtcactttcattttttttataactagttttatttttatcctgatattcgatatttatattagagttctgttaaatttaaattcattgtAGAAATTctctttaaatttaaattatttaatttaaaaccatcataatttattatcataatttatattaatatatgggTTACTTTCATGCATTAATGATTTAAATCCTCTAaagtctttattttcttttttttcccccttttctcttttcctttattCTTCCCCTTTTTAGGTTCTTGACATTGTGAGTAGATTTTGGTACATTGCCAAACTATTTGGTCCATCATAAAGAGCATTACATATAATAATCTCAAAAGTGAAtgatcttaaaaaaaattataaaaaataaagaataaaaaatttatgaataaatCTTTGAGgtaaaaagtaatttatttttttttatcatgagaCAAGTAGGATCAAAAGTTCAGATTACTTATTTTCAATATCATTCGAGTGATCTAGTACCATAGGTAAGAACTTAACCTACACATCACTAAGATCTAAGACTtattttttagatataaaaCATTGCTCTTATATTTAATCGATTTAGAATTTgattaaaatatcacataaaccTAATGTGATCTGCCCTTTTCCGAACATAATACTCAATTAACAAGAGCTAAGTATATAAGGTTGTCTTTAATACCGGGTATAATAATCCCTTTTTAGTAATTCAGGAACAATTATGTTTTAAACTAggtagttaattattttatctgaaaattttattgtcttttaagaaaaataataagtaataatCTATTATCAATAAAGATTATGATAGAGTGATAAGTATTTTCCAtctgtccatttttatttatctacttGTACTTGTTTAATTTGCAAAACTATcttttatatcattttatatctatttcacttttattattaaatattgttCATTATTCAGTGagtctaataataataagaggTGATGCAGtatattattactttatttattatttttgaaatgtgTCAAATCAAATAAGAACAAAGCAGACgacgaaaatatatatacaccaTACACGAATTTGTTTCCAGGTTTTACACGTTATGAAAgtcttcaattttttcaataatttaaaccaatcaCTTTGAGATGTCTCATTTTGGAAACTTCTTTATCGTAAATCAACCGCCAAAGAATTCaacgtttttttaaaaaaataaataaattattattattattatttttatttcctctATATATGTGGCAtctctagaaaaaaaaaagaaatcctaTTTTGACCGTTATTACAAGAATTTCAAGTctaaattcaaataattcttaGTATTTTCTATCTAAATAGGAACTTGAATTTTACAACCTAAGCATAACAAGAATAGTACGTAATAGAATGTTCCACTTCTAGAGATTTGAATTGTCTTGTTTCTCAGGTTTGGTTagtcaaattttttgaaaaatattttctctaagaAAAGAAGTTCATTAAATAAAGAAAACGACTTAGAGTTTCACAAGTGATGTTCTACGTTAATGGTATCCTCCCCACTCTCCAACACGcatcatattaactcaactcccGTAGCCCCATCTCTACCCCTAGCCTACCGCTACATTGATGTAGCCCCATCTCTACCCCTACCCTACCGCTACATTGCTATAGTGTTTGTTTAAATTACATACAAATGCTTTTAGAACAATAATTTTTACTTACATAcccacacacacaaaaaaaaaagtaaattcatttattcagttttaaacAGTGTATATAATGATTAATTGATGATACTCCAAATTTAATGTACTTAATTAGAGAATTAACAAAAAGTTATAATCGCCAatattgatatattattatcaaagaCAGTTTAATACTATTCTCTACTCAACGTGAGAAAAATTAGTATTAATCTAAACTCTTGATCGTTATTTGACTACTAGACATTATGAATCTTCTTATCGACTactttatacatattttattttaaactacgttcctaatcaaataatttaatttggtttCTTCTTTGATCTTTCAGAGGAAAATTAACGTGTTGAATTCAAATTGatagaatataataattatattctaTGAAGCTGGAATTATATTCAGCAGCCTAATGCCACCACTCTTCTCAAACATGGAACTCCTTTTATCTATATGTATTTTATTgccaattaattttaaaaaattaaatattcttcATCAATGAACACTCTTATTTTCCCACCAATATTGGCATTTCATATAATCAATACATAAAGTAATACTTAACTAAGGATTATCCTGAGGttctatgtattactaataacAACATAACTTTAATCAGCTACAAAACGAGCATTGCGTTTCACTTATCCCCTAAACTTTCATTTAGTACACTCGAAATAAACTAATATTAACAGACATCACTGTTATTCTACATTAACCcttgaaaatcaaaatttcagtACCAGCCATAGTATTTAGACGTTAGAATTTACACATAATTAAGATGAAGATAACAAGCATATACAATAAACAGTGACAGAGATACAGGCTGTTTTGTTTAATCATCTTCCTCAGGTTCTTCACTTTCACTGTTACTATTTTCTGGCAACTCACTAACTGCTTCCGTAAATTCAGCAATATTATCTTCTTGGTCGTTGTCATTGTCGTCGTCTGATGACGATGATTTTTCAATGTTTGTATCTATAACATCAGATATTTCTTCAGCAGCTTCAATTTCCTTCCCTGTTTCCTTAAGCAACACTCGAGGAAACCTCAAGGGTTTCCCCGGCTGATCTTTAAAGAAAGAATTCATGGTCATGAACCTAAAGACCTGCAATAGGCGTCGTTTATCTCTTCGAATATCTGAACTCAATAGTTTCTGCAGCAGTGTTGATTCTCTCGCACTTTTTGTAACCTGAGTTACAGATTCACGGTTTACATCCTGTTTTCCTGCAGGGAAGCCCTTTTGATCACAAGTATTTGAGGAATCGGAGTTTCCAAATCTTCGTTTCTTGGAGAAACGATCATTTCGGttgaacttttcttttttattgaaCCTTTTTTGGAACCTTTCTTTTCTACTCAGTGGCCTTTTTTGCTCCATTCCATCCACTTGTTTCTCAGTATCTGACAGATAGGATGATGGTATTTCTGCAACTTCAAAGCCTAACTCAGCCTGCTTGGCTAGAATTTCCTTAAGTTGCTGCATAAAGTTCAACTAATTAAACCAACATGAATAGCTAAGAATTACCAGTAAATACAGACAATGAAACGGATGAAGAGAGAGAGAGCCTTTTTGAACTTGCTACAGAGTAAATAATACAAGTATATGAACAAATACCAAATAATAGGTCCATGGACAATTTACATTAGCTATGCAGGACGAACAGAAATCTTCAGGAAGTAGAATATATTTAGTGCAATCAGAGTTGTGTAAAGATGAGTAGCATTCTAAGGTAACTGAGGGGCAAAGATGTGAAAGCTATTCGTGTGATGAACAGAGATTTGTGGAAAATGTCTGTACATTGAACGGACAAGGGGAACCATTGTTCATTTACTTCCTCCAAGTAGGGAACTTCTCTAAAGTGTAGCATAAATGCAAATTCAGTATATGTTTAATATGAAAGTCTAGATAACAAAGCCATCGGTCATCTAGGTTCAGACTTCAGAAGAAAGCTATAACATGCTTGCATTTCAGATGTTGTGCAGGCATCTTTAGCTAATTATAAAAGAAGCTTTGGACAAATAAAAGAGTTAATGAAAAATGTTCAATGTTGGGAGGTATGTGAGCTATCCTCATAGACACGCAGTGTTAATTAAAATGTGTAAAGAAAGCAAACAAAGAGTAAAGGTTCAGTTCCCGTGATCTTGAGACTAGAACCTGCTATGCAAGAAAGGAATTTTGAGAAGGCTGTCAGAGATTAGAGGAGGAATGCACAAGATCTTTTGCTTATCATGGAAGAGAGAATTTTCAGAAAGCCTTCAAGTTTCCTACTTGAGCTGCCAAATTCTTAATATCACATCCTATAAAGACTGTCCGCTAGTTCTCCAGTCTCAACAGAGAGTTAGAGAAAACCAAAGACCCAACTATTTTTCTACTCACCAATATTCAATTTGCATACATTCACCTCCCTTGATTCTTAAGAGGTATTATAGTCCAAACAAAATCTCACAAAATTTGGAGACAACTGGAAAATAGTCAAGAGTACGTGATTCCATGTCTTTCTTTAAGGGAAGGAATATGTATTTTGAACTTAGCATGGACCTCAATGGTATTAATATAGCATCTCTAGGAATAGAAAACATTAGAAACATCATGAAGATCCAAATGAAGAGAGTACA belongs to Solanum stenotomum isolate F172 chromosome 1, ASM1918654v1, whole genome shotgun sequence and includes:
- the LOC125866897 gene encoding phospholipid-transporting ATPase 1 isoform X1, which encodes MENNSPVTDSIMMKSSSIRSMSSNRSRASGGGSVREVNLGEFGSKPVRYGSQGADSEGYGTSQKEISDEDSRIVYLSDPERTNEKFEFSGNSIRTAKYSIVTFLPRNLFEQFHRVAYIYFLVIAILNQLPMLAVFGRGASILPLAFVLLVTAIKDAYEDYRRHRSDRIENNRLALVLLDGQFQEKKWKEIKVGEIIKISSSGTIPCDMVLLSTSDPTGVAYIQTINLDGESNLKTRYAKQETQMKMPEKDSISGMIKCEKPNRNIYGFHANMEIDGKRVSLGPSNIILRGCELKNTSWAIGVAVYAGRETKAMLNNSGAPSKRSRLETRMNREIIILSFFLVALCTLVSICAGVWLRHHKDELNTIPFYRKLDFSEDEIEDYNYYGWGLEMVFTFLMSVIVYQIMIPISLYISMELVRVGQAYFMIQDNRMYDETSKSRFQCRALNINEDLGQIKYVFSDKTGTLTENKMEFQCASIWGVDYGSGKSDPQEEVAGCSVQVDGQVLRPKTKVKVDPVLLNISKNGKHSDEGKHVHDFFLALAACNTIVPLAVETSDPAMKLVDYQGESPDEQALVYAAASYGFMLIERTSGHIVIDVQGERQRFNVLGLHEFDSDRKRMSVILGCPDNTVKVFVKGADTTMFGIIDKSLSLNVVRATELHLHSYSSMGLRTLVVGMREMRASEFEEWQSSYEAANTAVIGRAALLRKVAGNVEKNLTILGASGIEDKLQEGVPEAIESLRVAGIKVWVLTGDKQETAISIGYSSKLLTNSMTQIVINNKSKESCKRSLEAALTRCKSLTPHNAEENIGALASAIALIIDGTSLVYVLDGELEELLFQLASYCSVVLCCRVAPLQKAGIVALIKNHTDDMTLAIGDGANDVSMIQMADVGIGISGQEGRQAVMASDFAMGQFRFLVPLLLVHGHWNYQRMGYMILYNLYRNAILVFVLFWYALFTAFTLTTALTDWSSMLYSIIYTSVPTIVVGILDKDLSRVTLMKYPQLYGPGQRQESYNKKLFWVTMIDTLWQSIVAFFVPVLAYWESEIDISSIGDLWTLAVVILVNVHLAMDVIRWSWITHAAIWGSIAATFICVIAIDSLAFLPGYWAIFHAAGEAKFWFCLLSITIAALAPRFVVKAFIQHARPRDIQIAREGEKFRNLRDSQTAEIEMNPIVDPPRR
- the LOC125866897 gene encoding phospholipid-transporting ATPase 1 isoform X2, producing MENNSPVTDSIMMKSSSIRSMSSNRSRASGGGSVREVNLGEFGSKPVRYGSQGADSEGYGTSQKEISDEDSRIVYLSDPERTNEKFEFSGNSIRTAKYSIVTFLPRNLFEQFHRVAYIYFLVIAILNQLPMLAVFGRGASILPLAFVLLVTAIKDAYEDYRRHRSDRIENNRLALVLLDGQFQEKKWKEIKVGEIIKISSSGTIPCDMVLLSTSDPTGVAYIQTINLDGESNLKTRYAKQETQMKMPEKDSISGMIKCEKPNRNIYGFHANMEIDGKRVSLGPSNIILRGCELKNTSWAIGVAVYAGRETKAMLNNSGAPSKRSRLETRMNREIIILSFFLVALCTLVSICAGVWLRHHKDELNTIPFYRKLDFSEDEIEDYNYYGWGLEMVFTFLMSVIVYQIMIPISLYISMELVRVGQAYFMIQDNRMYDETSKSRFQCRALNINEDLGQIKYVFSDKTGTLTENKMEFQCASIWGVDYGSGKSDPQEEVAGCSVQDGQVLRPKTKVKVDPVLLNISKNGKHSDEGKHVHDFFLALAACNTIVPLAVETSDPAMKLVDYQGESPDEQALVYAAASYGFMLIERTSGHIVIDVQGERQRFNVLGLHEFDSDRKRMSVILGCPDNTVKVFVKGADTTMFGIIDKSLSLNVVRATELHLHSYSSMGLRTLVVGMREMRASEFEEWQSSYEAANTAVIGRAALLRKVAGNVEKNLTILGASGIEDKLQEGVPEAIESLRVAGIKVWVLTGDKQETAISIGYSSKLLTNSMTQIVINNKSKESCKRSLEAALTRCKSLTPHNAEENIGALASAIALIIDGTSLVYVLDGELEELLFQLASYCSVVLCCRVAPLQKAGIVALIKNHTDDMTLAIGDGANDVSMIQMADVGIGISGQEGRQAVMASDFAMGQFRFLVPLLLVHGHWNYQRMGYMILYNLYRNAILVFVLFWYALFTAFTLTTALTDWSSMLYSIIYTSVPTIVVGILDKDLSRVTLMKYPQLYGPGQRQESYNKKLFWVTMIDTLWQSIVAFFVPVLAYWESEIDISSIGDLWTLAVVILVNVHLAMDVIRWSWITHAAIWGSIAATFICVIAIDSLAFLPGYWAIFHAAGEAKFWFCLLSITIAALAPRFVVKAFIQHARPRDIQIAREGEKFRNLRDSQTAEIEMNPIVDPPRR